A genomic region of Caldicellulosiruptor acetigenus contains the following coding sequences:
- a CDS encoding polyprenyl synthetase family protein, producing the protein MISRKLEEYINLSQKKVEEHLEKILAERSPEIIYQAMRYSVFAGGKRLRPLLCLLSYQMLSKDQEVDQKILDIASAIELIHTYSLIHDDLPAMDNDVLRRGKPTNHVVFGEAIAILAGDALLNLAAEVCMEWILRCGCEKNLVKAAKYLFWASGVEGMIGGQVIDITNSGQDIKSEELLFEMHLRKTSRLIQASCVCGALVAGAENDVVSDMEEFGKNLGLAFQIRDDILDVIGDSKKVGKSIGKDIKEKKNTFVTFYGLEKAQQLVEHYSQKAIDVIQKYDNSELLIELTNYLINREK; encoded by the coding sequence ATGATAAGCAGGAAATTAGAGGAGTATATAAACCTTTCACAGAAAAAAGTAGAAGAGCATTTAGAAAAAATTTTAGCAGAAAGGTCCCCAGAAATAATATATCAGGCTATGCGATACAGCGTTTTTGCAGGGGGAAAAAGGCTCAGACCTTTGCTGTGTTTGCTTTCATATCAAATGCTTTCAAAGGACCAGGAAGTAGACCAAAAGATTTTGGATATAGCATCTGCGATAGAGCTTATTCACACTTATTCTCTCATTCACGACGACTTGCCGGCAATGGACAATGATGTTCTGCGCAGGGGGAAACCTACAAATCATGTTGTGTTTGGCGAAGCGATAGCCATTTTGGCGGGTGATGCGCTCTTAAATTTGGCAGCAGAAGTTTGTATGGAATGGATATTGCGCTGTGGTTGTGAAAAAAATTTAGTAAAAGCAGCAAAATACCTTTTCTGGGCATCTGGCGTTGAAGGTATGATAGGCGGTCAGGTTATTGATATAACAAATTCTGGACAGGATATTAAAAGTGAAGAACTTTTGTTTGAGATGCACTTGAGGAAAACTTCAAGATTGATTCAAGCATCGTGTGTATGCGGAGCTCTTGTGGCAGGTGCAGAAAATGATGTTGTGTCTGATATGGAGGAATTTGGGAAAAATCTTGGTCTTGCCTTTCAAATAAGAGATGATATTTTGGATGTTATCGGTGACAGTAAAAAAGTGGGCAAGAGTATAGGAAAGGATATAAAGGAAAAGAAGAATACCTTTGTAACATTTTATGGTTTGGAAAAAGCACAGCAGCTTGTTGAACATTATTCTCAGAAAGCCATAGATGTGATACAAAAGTATGACAATTCAGAACTTCTTATAGAACTTACCAATTATTTGATAAACAGAGAAAAGTAG
- the xseB gene encoding exodeoxyribonuclease VII small subunit — MCELQKDIKFEDAMKRLEEIVKNLEDGNLSLEEAIKLYEEGIRLTKVCNDILRSVEKRVVLIEKLNGEYIQDDITDDIYGGLGQKE, encoded by the coding sequence ATGTGTGAACTGCAAAAAGATATAAAATTTGAAGATGCGATGAAAAGATTAGAAGAGATTGTAAAGAACTTGGAAGATGGCAATCTTTCTCTTGAAGAGGCTATAAAGCTTTACGAAGAGGGAATTAGGCTTACAAAGGTTTGCAATGATATACTCCGCAGCGTGGAAAAGAGAGTAGTGTTAATTGAAAAACTAAATGGAGAATACATTCAAGATGACATTACCGATGATATTTATGGAGGCTTAGGGCAGAAGGAATGA